A stretch of Allostreptomyces psammosilenae DNA encodes these proteins:
- the gatC gene encoding Asp-tRNA(Asn)/Glu-tRNA(Gln) amidotransferase subunit GatC, with protein MPGITREEVAHLARLSRLELTDEEIDHFAGQLDVILGAVARVGEVAADDIPPTSHPLPLTNVMRPDEVRESLGTEQALAGAPAAEQQRFRVPRILGEE; from the coding sequence ATGCCAGGCATCACGCGCGAGGAGGTCGCCCACCTCGCCCGGCTGTCGCGTCTGGAGCTGACGGACGAAGAGATCGACCACTTCGCCGGTCAGCTCGACGTCATCCTCGGCGCGGTCGCCCGCGTCGGGGAGGTCGCCGCCGACGACATCCCGCCCACCTCGCACCCGCTGCCGCTGACCAACGTCATGCGGCCCGACGAGGTACGGGAGTCCCTCGGCACGGAGCAGGCCCTCGCGGGCGCGCCCGCGGCCGAGCAGCAGCGCTTCCGCGTGCCGCGCATCCTGGGGGAGGAGTGA